A genomic stretch from Halichoerus grypus chromosome 5, mHalGry1.hap1.1, whole genome shotgun sequence includes:
- the CDKN2C gene encoding cyclin-dependent kinase 4 inhibitor C, whose amino-acid sequence MAEPWGNELASAAARGDLEQLTSLLQNNVNVNAQNGFGRTALQVMKLGNPEIARRLLLRGANPDLKDRTGFAVIHDAARAGFLDTLQTLLEFQADVNIEDNEGNLPLHLAAKEGHLPVVEFLMKHTASKVGHRNHKGDTACDLARLYRRNEVVSLMEGNQAEGASNLQ is encoded by the exons ATGGCCGAGCCTTGGGGGAACGAGTTGGCGTCTGCAGCTGCCAGGGGGGACCTAGAGCAACTTACTAGTTTGTTGCAAAATAATGTAAACGTCAATGCACAAAATGGATTTGGAAGGACTGCGCTGCAG gTTATGAAACTTGGAAATCCCGAGATTGCCAGGAGACTACTACTTAGAGGTGCTAATCCCGATTTGAAAGACCGAACTGGTTTCGCTGTCATTCACGATGCAGCCAGAGCAGGTTTCCTGGACACTTTACAGACTTTGCTGGAGTTCCAAGCTGATGTTAACATCGAGGATAATGAAGGGAACCTGCCCTTGCACTTGGCTGCCAAAGAAGGCCACCTCCCTGTGGTGGAGTTCCTCATGAAGCACACGGCCAGCAAAGTGGGGCATCGGAACCATAAGGGGGACACCGCCTGCGACTTGGCCAGGCTCTACCGGAGGAACGAGGTCGTTAGCCTGATGGAGGGAAACCAGGCGGAGGGAGCTTCAAATTTGCAATGA